The Carassius auratus strain Wakin chromosome 11, ASM336829v1, whole genome shotgun sequence DNA window tatgcataTAATATACTTTAGGAGTGAAGACGGGACAAAGTTGCGCCTTTAAGATACTGTCCCAGTGACACGCCGTTGTACCCTTAAAGCCATCTCACTAAATTCATCAAAtcaattgttaataataatgtttgtgttgttgtgtaCCCTCCAAAACCACACATTACTAAAGGACagcaaatatttgtattattattatttgaggatCTGTATCTCCAGCAAGCAAGTTTTGCTTTAAAGTttgataataatgtaaaatgactcTCTATAATGCTGATAAATTGTCTCTGCAGTTTCAACATTAACCACCACTGAACAAACTACTACAACAGCCATGAAAACCTGTGAGTGATTGAGTTTATAAATCAGCTATTCAAAATGAGAATCATTCTCTCCAGCTCATGATTTGTTGAGCATTTACTATATATATGGTACATCATCACACATTTCACAATGTCTTTCAACAGTTTTAAGTGTAatgcccacttctgaaaccacaACATACAGTAAAACTAGTAAGTTGCTAATAATAGCTTTTTCTGGTTATTTTAGATTAAAGCTGATaaataattttcttcttaaaactgATTGCCCttgcaatgttatttttatattagcagATCTCCAAACCAAGATAAGCCTGCCAACCAGTACAGGAAAGGAAATGAGTAAGTTCATCCTCTCTTTCTTGATGGTAAAAGTTGCCTGTTGCCTCAGAAAATAGTGAAGGCCAGAAAGCACTACATGATTTTTGCCCAGATTTACAGTCTGGATACATTGATGCTAGTTGGCTAAAGCCAGAGCACATTTGTTTCGACAGATTTCATAGGAAATCAATGGtcacttaatttttttagtttcagtCTGAGGATATCAAATATGTATCCCAGTTCAGAGGCTGCGTCCTTCGAAGGACACTGAATTTAAAATCATTGCGttgttaaatgtgaccctggagcacaaaaccagtcttaaatcactagggtatatttttagcaatagccaaaaaaacattttatatgaaattattgatttttcttttaatgccaaaaataaatatgaaattaagtaaagatcatgttccttgaacatattttgttaatgtcctactgcaaatatttaaaacttaatttttgattagtaatatgcatggttCCTcgaagggaacgagacgctgcgtccgAAAACTCTATGGGAAAGCCCTTCAGCGTGACCAGCTCTGAATAATATGTGTAATCAGTCTCATTAATGGGTGTGATGTCACAGGCGGGTGATGTAGTGACCAAGAAGCAAATAGCGTTCAGGCTGTATGTTTTCCCTGCCCGTGAGAGAAAAATATATTGGGGTAGGGACACACGcagtgtgttgtctgcttgagagcgAAGCACGCAgaatcagctctcgagggagttgatgGCCAACGATGTGACCGTTTGTTAGATGGGTCTGTTTGCGATTCATGACATTGGACTGAGCCCTTTGGTTCTCTCTGACTCATCcggctccactggggctggatgcCATGGTGCAAACTTGGCAGAGGCTTTGTCTGTACTCTTTTTCCACGATCACTTTGCTCCCAGGAATTCTGCTGAAAGTGCACCGGGACGGGGTCTATCTTCTCTTAGTAGCCCTGTTCTGGTCGGGCCGAGTATGTTTCTCGGATCTGATTTCTCCCCTCGACGGtgctccatgggagattcccatCAGGAGGCATCTCCTCTCACAGGAGAGTTTAAATATAGCTGGGAATTATTTTCAAAGATAATTGGTACATCAGAATCTGTAAGTAAGCAGTTCCTGAATAAAAGCAGTTAACACTGGTAATTCAACAAAGACAAGTCTTATGATTATGCTGCTTAACAGAAGAATGTCAGAAAATAGTGAAGGCCAGAAAGCACTACATGAACCAGATTTACAGTTACTGGAGTTGGTGTCACAAGGATGAAGCTGCCAATCCTTGACTCGCCATCTCTATGATGCTGATAAATTGTCTCTGCAGTTTCAACATTAACCACCACTGAACAAACAACTACAACAGCCATGAAAACCTGTGAGTGATTGAGTTTATAAATCAGTTATTCTTACTTTATTCTGAATGTCCTCAAAATGAGAATCATTCTCTTTCATGATTTGTCGAGCATTTACTATCTATATG harbors:
- the LOC113110575 gene encoding uncharacterized protein LOC113110575; this encodes MELFIFIVFQLLMEVQSYKFPRVKVSPDVIRESSSVKISCETDPRVSVIECHFFINREEKKMKSSSSCELDLTGAEVFRWAAVKSPESLNIICFYTMIAGPSSFTSSPESDPVIVTVRVSTLTTTEQTTTTAMKTFLSVMPTSETTTYSKTTDLQTKISLPTSTGKEMSKFILSFLMAGDVVTKKQIAFRLYVFPARILLKVHRDGVYLLLVALFWSGRVCFSDLISPLDGAPWEIPIRRHLLSQESLNIAGNYFQR